CCAGCGCATCGAGGGCGTCACAGATAATCGCTGAGTGCAGATGCTCCCGCATCATGTCAAACGTGATGGTTTCCGGCGTGATGGTTTCCGGTTGTGGCTGATTCATGGTTGCCTCATATCTGGGATTGAAGTTGCTGAGAAATCTTTCGTGCTGTCCGCACCACGGCTTTGATAAATCGCTGCAGCGCTTTCGTGTCGGCGCGTGCTGTGGGCACACTCAGGCTGATGGCGGCAACGATCTGCTCCCCATCGAACAGGGGGGCTCCGATGCAGGTGACGCCGACATCGTTCTGATCCTGCTCGACGGAATAACCATCGGCCTGGGTCTGTTGATGGATTTTACGAAGCTGTTTGAGATCGATGATCGTTTCCGTCGTGCGGGCGACCAGTCGGGTTCGCGCGATTAAAGCATTCCATGCTTCGTCCGTCAGTTGTGAGGTGATCGCACGACCCAGTGAGGTCGAGTAAAAGGGATCGGTGCTGCTGGGCTCGACAATCCGCCTTAAGGGGTGGGTACTTTCCAGCACACTCAGGTAGCGAACATGAGTGCCCCGCAAGATGCCGAGATTCACGGTTTCCCCCGTCAGTTCATGCAGCTCCCTTAACAGTGGAGCCGCCAGTTCTGTTAAGCGATCTTCCAGAGAACCGGAAGCCAGTCGCCTGAGTTTCGGCGTGATCTGATACACGCCTTTTTCGACGCGGCTCACATATCCCAGCTCAACCAGTTCCTGCAGAATCCGATGCACGGTCGGTTTGGGGAGCCCGAGTTCGTGTGCCATTTCTAATAGTGTCAGTGGACCATCGGCGGAAGCCAGTACCTCAAGTACCAGAAATGCCTTGCCCAGCGATGTGACTTCTTTGGTGACCAGCATTAAAATTGACATTCAGAAAGACAGAAAACGAAGGAGTTACTGGCTGCTTGCAACCAGCCCTGTATTCCAATATACTGAATCCATTGTTCCATTTTAAGATATAACTGCTCGTTTTCTTATGGAATTCTGGTAGTCTCAAGTTTTGCCCGGTTCATAGAGGAGCCTCTCATGCGTGTCGGAATCATCGCGTTGCAACACGAGTCCAATACGTTCATTCAGACGGCGACGGAACTGTCCGATTTTGAATATGATGTGCTGGCGACCGGGGATGCGATATACCCGATCTTTGCAGATTCGGCCCATGAGATTGGCGGATTTTTTGCCAGTCTTGCTGAAACCGACATCGAAGCAGTGCCGATTTTTGTGGCCCGTGCGCTGCCTGGTGGAACAATCACCCAGCCGACTGTCGAAACATTGCTGCAACAGATGCTGGAAGAATTGAAAAACGCAGGCCCGCTGGATGGTCTGCTGGTTGCGCCGCATGGTGCAGGAGTCAGTGAAAACGCGCGTGACCTGGATGGGTACTGGCTGACGCAGGTCCGCGATGTGGTCGGTCCGGATCTTCCGATCATCTGTACTCTGGATGCACATGCAAATGTGTCACAAGCGATGATTGACGCCTGCAATGCGACGATTGTGTACCGTTCGAATCCCCATATTGATCAACGCGAACGAGGTATTGAAGCGGCCCGGTTAATGCAACGCATTCTCAACGGTGAAGTCAAACCGACACAGGTGGCCTGCTTCGTCCCTGTGGCGATTAATATTGAGCGTCAGCATACATCGTCAGAACCCTGCGCCTCACTCTATCGACAGGCAGATGAAATGCTCAAAACGCCTGGCGTATTGAGTAACAGCATTATCCTGGGGTTCCCCTATGCTGACGTGTACGAGATGGGTTCGGGCTTCATAGTGGTGACCGATAATGATCGCAATCTGGCACAACAGTTGGCAGACCAGTTAGGCGAATCTTTGATTCAGCGTCGTGATGATTTTCGGGCACATCTGGTGGGCATCGACGAAGCGCTGGATCGAGTGGAACAGCTGGCGGGGCCAGTCTGCTTTCTGGATATGGGTGACAATATTGGTGGCGGCTCTCCCGCGGATGGCACAACGATTTTACATGCGATCAAACAGCGAGGCGGACCCACCAGTTTTGCCTGTCTGTACGATCCGGAAGCCGCCCGGCAGGCGATTGCCGCGGGTCCAGGAGCCACACTGCCTCAACTGGCGATGGGAGGTAAGACCGATGATCAACACGGCCCGCCGCTGATCGTCGACGTGACCGTGGTCAGCATCCACGACGGCCATTTTAAAGAACCGGAAGTCAGGCACGGCGGTAAAACCGAATTTCAGATGGGGCCCACTGCGGTCGTGAAAACCGGCTTTGGTTTGACAGTCATGCTCAACAGTCATCGCACACCGCCGTTCAGTCTGAGACAGTTGACTTCCTGTGGCATTGAACCTGCCGACTACCAGATCCTGATTGCCAAGGGAGTCCAGGCACCGCTGGCCGCTTACAGCCCGGTCTGCCCGAACCTGATTCGCGTGAATACGCCGGGGGTGACTTCAGCTGACATGGAACAGTTTCAATATCAATACCGCCGTCAGCCTCTGTTTCCTTTTGAATCAATCGATTAAACTGAATTCCACTTCGAGTCTTCCTCCACTTTGAAAGAGATCGTATGCAGATCACGAAAATTGAAACTTCGATTGCTGATTCGATCATGCCCGGTCTGCTGCTGGTACGTATTCATACCAGTGAAGGGATCGTAGGTTGTGGTGAAACCTATTACGCACCGCACGCGGTAGCCGCGATGATTCATGACTGGATGTCGCATTACCTGATGGGGAAAAACCCACTGGATATCGAAGCGCACTGGCGATTTCTTTACGAACGTGCGACCAACTTTGGTTCGCGGGGAACCGAGCTGCGGGCGATTTCTGCCATCGATCTCGCATTGTGGGATATTTTCGGGCAAGCAACTTCACAGCCGGTCTGGCAGCTGCTGGGAGGCTGCGTTCAGGAATCGATTCGTACTTACAACAGCTGTGGCGGTCCCTCTTACGGGGGTGCCAATGCAGAAAAAAAGACTCACACCTGGCCCGGCCATGGGTCAGTGGGGAATCAGGGTCCGTTGAATGACTACTGGTCCGCCGTCAATGAACCTGTCGAGCTGGCGCGCTTGCTGGTATCGGAAGGCTATCAGGCTCTCAAAGTCTGGACGCTGGATTTCGCCGCGCATAAAACTAACGGGCCGCTGCACATCACACACAAAGATATTACGCGGGCGCTGGAACCCTTCCAGAAAATCAGGGAGTCACTGGGGAGTAACATCGAGCTGATTATTGACGGTCATGGTTTCTTTCAGCTTGCCCCGGCGATTCGAATTGCCAAACGTCTGCAGGAATATGATATTCTCTGGGCCGAAGACCTGCTGCGGGTCGACTGTGTCGATACGCTGAGTGACTTTCGGGATAAAGCAGGAATTCCGGTCGCCGTGAGTGAAATGTTTAACGGGCCCGATGACTATCGCCTGGCGCTGGAAAAACGGGCCGCCGACTTTGTGATGATTGACCCTACCTGGGTGGGGGGTATTTCACAGACGCGGAACATCACTCGACTGGCGCAGTTTTATAATGTCCCTGTCGTAATGCATGATTGCACGGGCCCCTTAACTCTATTGTCGGGTGTGCATGTCGCCGCCAGTTCGAACAATGTCGCCTGGCAGGAAAGTCTGCGGGCCCATCTGCGGATTCTGTATCCTCAGCTGATTGACACCCCGGTCGAAGTGGAGCAGGGGCGGATTATCATACCGAAAATTCCCGGACTGGGAGTCGCCTGGCTGCCCGAACTCTTCACACCGGGCACGAACCAGTATCGTGCGACGGAGCTGACTTAGCAGTTCCCGGGTAGCGTTTTACAATTCGAATGGTCCCTAGCTTTGACACATAACCGGGGCTAACGCCCTTCGGCTAATCAGTCATTCCGATTGGCAACTTGTCTAAAAATTAGCCGCACGGCGTTAGCCGCGGTTCACCCATTTGCAGGGATGCATTCTAACCAGGAAACGCTCTCCGGCAATTTCTATCGCCTCTCAATGCAGGCCGATGATATTACCGGAGTCGTCAATGTCAATTCGCAAAGCAGCCGGCTCTGAAGGAAGACCGGGCATCGTGCGGATTTCACCGCTCAACGCGTAGAGAAATCCGGCTCCCGCCGAGAGACGTAGATCACGGACGGGGAAGGTGAAGCCGGTCGGTCGTCCCAGCAGGTGCGGATCGTGGGAAAGCGAGTACTGTGTCTTGGCGATACAGATCGGCAGATCGCCGTAGCCTAACTGTTCGTATTCCTGCATCCGTCGGCGGGCCTGCGGTTCGAATTCAACAGAAGCTGCACCATAGATGCGGGTCGCGATTGTTTCGATTTTTTCGGCGATCGGCATTTCCAGTGGATAGAGGTACTGAAACTGATTCGGCTGTGCAGCAGCTTCTACGACCGCTTCGGCCAGTGCGAGGGAGCCTTCGCCCCCTTCGCTGAAAGCGCGCGTGATGACGGCCGCTGCGGCGCCCTGTTCGAGCGCGATCTTCTGAATCTCTTTCAGTTCCCGTTCGGAATCATCGGGAAAGGCATTGATGGCGACGACGGTGGGCAGATGATACTGCTGAATGATATCCAGATGCGCCCGCAGATTGATGGCTCCCGCATGAAGGGCCTCCAGATTTTCTTCGAGGAGGGCCGGGGGCAATGGTCTTCCCGGGTGAACGTCGAACAGACCGCTCTGCAATTTCAGGGCACGGGCCGTACAGACCAGCACTTCGGCATCAGGCTGCAGACCACTGGTACGGCATTTGATATCGAAAAACTTTTCTGCGCCACAATCCGCACCAAAGCCGCTTTCCGTGACGACGTAATCGGCCAGTCGCAGGGCGATCTGATCAGCGATGATGGAGCTGTTACCGTGTGCAATGTTGCCGAAAGGACCAGCATGCACGAGAAACGGCGTCGCTTCACAGCTCTGGACCAGATTGGGTCTCAGGGCATCGATGAGCAAAGCCGCCATCGCACCGGCACAGCCCAGCTGTTCGACGGTCACCGGCTGGCGATCGTATGTCATGCCGACGACGATGCGTCCCAGACGCAGGCGGAGATCACGGGGATCGCTGGCCAGAGCGAGAATCGCCATGATTTCCGAGGCGGCAGTCAGGTCGAAGCCGGTCTCGCGAAGGGGGGCCTGCGGCGGTTGATCCAGTCCACTGATGATGTGGGCCAGGCCTTTGTCGCAGAGGTCCAGGGCCCGTTTCCAGGTGATGGTCTTCGGATTGATTTCGGGAATTTTCCGTCGGGCGATGTGGTTATCAATGATGCTGGCCAGCAGGTTAGTGGCCGAGGTGACCGCGTGCATGTCTCCTGTGAAATGCAGGTTGATATCGGACTGGGGCTCCAGCGTGCAATTGCCACCGCCGGCCCCGCCTCCCTTGATGCCGAACACCGGCGCCAGCGAAGGTTCGCGGAGTGTGCCGATCGTGGTGTGGCCCAGTTGAGAGAGGGCCATCGCCAGACCGATGACGGTGACGGTTTTGCCTTCGCCCAGCGGAGTCGGGTTGATGGCGGTCACGCCGATATACTTCGCCAAAGGGCGATCAGCTAACTTGTCTGCGAGACCGTGGACTAGTTTGGCCTTGAGGCGGCCATACGGGTCGTAGTCACCTGGTCCCAGCCCCAGTTCTTTCGCGAGGGAATCGATGTCTCTGAGAATCGGCCCGCCGGAGCTGGAAGGAGTAATACGATGCATGTGAGAGCGCCTGTCAGAAAAATGAATTTGTCCGCCGGATCTTGATGAATGCAGGATTTTAACTCAGTATCGACATTCGAGAAAAGCCAGAACCCGTTAATTCTGTATGACAATGATTGTGAAATCAGCAGAAAAACATGAAAATAGCACCAAAGACAGCAGGAAGAGAAAAATGCGATTCCTGTGAATTTCATCAGAACTGAGAACAGGAATCCACCATGCAACTGACCTCTGTAGTGACTCCATTTACCGATGACAACCTGAAACTGTTATCTCAAATTGGTGTGACGCATGTCACAATCCGTTATCCGGGGCCTGCTCTGGAAAAATTGCAGTCGATTCAAGAACAGGTGACCGCCTGCGGTCTGCAGATTGCGGCGATTGAAGGTTA
The sequence above is a segment of the Gimesia algae genome. Coding sequences within it:
- a CDS encoding IclR family transcriptional regulator, with amino-acid sequence MLVTKEVTSLGKAFLVLEVLASADGPLTLLEMAHELGLPKPTVHRILQELVELGYVSRVEKGVYQITPKLRRLASGSLEDRLTELAAPLLRELHELTGETVNLGILRGTHVRYLSVLESTHPLRRIVEPSSTDPFYSTSLGRAITSQLTDEAWNALIARTRLVARTTETIIDLKQLRKIHQQTQADGYSVEQDQNDVGVTCIGAPLFDGEQIVAAISLSVPTARADTKALQRFIKAVVRTARKISQQLQSQI
- a CDS encoding M81 family metallopeptidase, whose protein sequence is MRVGIIALQHESNTFIQTATELSDFEYDVLATGDAIYPIFADSAHEIGGFFASLAETDIEAVPIFVARALPGGTITQPTVETLLQQMLEELKNAGPLDGLLVAPHGAGVSENARDLDGYWLTQVRDVVGPDLPIICTLDAHANVSQAMIDACNATIVYRSNPHIDQRERGIEAARLMQRILNGEVKPTQVACFVPVAINIERQHTSSEPCASLYRQADEMLKTPGVLSNSIILGFPYADVYEMGSGFIVVTDNDRNLAQQLADQLGESLIQRRDDFRAHLVGIDEALDRVEQLAGPVCFLDMGDNIGGGSPADGTTILHAIKQRGGPTSFACLYDPEAARQAIAAGPGATLPQLAMGGKTDDQHGPPLIVDVTVVSIHDGHFKEPEVRHGGKTEFQMGPTAVVKTGFGLTVMLNSHRTPPFSLRQLTSCGIEPADYQILIAKGVQAPLAAYSPVCPNLIRVNTPGVTSADMEQFQYQYRRQPLFPFESID
- a CDS encoding mandelate racemase/muconate lactonizing enzyme family protein, which gives rise to MQITKIETSIADSIMPGLLLVRIHTSEGIVGCGETYYAPHAVAAMIHDWMSHYLMGKNPLDIEAHWRFLYERATNFGSRGTELRAISAIDLALWDIFGQATSQPVWQLLGGCVQESIRTYNSCGGPSYGGANAEKKTHTWPGHGSVGNQGPLNDYWSAVNEPVELARLLVSEGYQALKVWTLDFAAHKTNGPLHITHKDITRALEPFQKIRESLGSNIELIIDGHGFFQLAPAIRIAKRLQEYDILWAEDLLRVDCVDTLSDFRDKAGIPVAVSEMFNGPDDYRLALEKRAADFVMIDPTWVGGISQTRNITRLAQFYNVPVVMHDCTGPLTLLSGVHVAASSNNVAWQESLRAHLRILYPQLIDTPVEVEQGRIIIPKIPGLGVAWLPELFTPGTNQYRATELT
- a CDS encoding formate--tetrahydrofolate ligase, which translates into the protein MHRITPSSSGGPILRDIDSLAKELGLGPGDYDPYGRLKAKLVHGLADKLADRPLAKYIGVTAINPTPLGEGKTVTVIGLAMALSQLGHTTIGTLREPSLAPVFGIKGGGAGGGNCTLEPQSDINLHFTGDMHAVTSATNLLASIIDNHIARRKIPEINPKTITWKRALDLCDKGLAHIISGLDQPPQAPLRETGFDLTAASEIMAILALASDPRDLRLRLGRIVVGMTYDRQPVTVEQLGCAGAMAALLIDALRPNLVQSCEATPFLVHAGPFGNIAHGNSSIIADQIALRLADYVVTESGFGADCGAEKFFDIKCRTSGLQPDAEVLVCTARALKLQSGLFDVHPGRPLPPALLEENLEALHAGAINLRAHLDIIQQYHLPTVVAINAFPDDSERELKEIQKIALEQGAAAAVITRAFSEGGEGSLALAEAVVEAAAQPNQFQYLYPLEMPIAEKIETIATRIYGAASVEFEPQARRRMQEYEQLGYGDLPICIAKTQYSLSHDPHLLGRPTGFTFPVRDLRLSAGAGFLYALSGEIRTMPGLPSEPAALRIDIDDSGNIIGLH